A genomic stretch from Arachis stenosperma cultivar V10309 chromosome 3, arast.V10309.gnm1.PFL2, whole genome shotgun sequence includes:
- the LOC130969738 gene encoding arabinogalactan protein 41-like yields MASPRLSFGFGVVAMLATLIFALSFPASVHAQTPSPAPSPTSDGSSVDQGIAYVLMLLALALTYLIHSADLSTTL; encoded by the exons ATGGCGTCTCCCAGACTCTCATTCGGATTCGGAGTCGTGGCCATGCTCGCCACTCTCATTTTCGCCCTTTCCTTCCCAGCTTCCGTTCACGCCCAGACGCCATCCCCTGCTCCTTCCCCTACCAGCGACG GTTCGTCAGTAGATCAAGGGATAGCGTATGTGCTGATGTTGTTGGCTCTGGCTCTGACGTACCTCATCCACTCCGCTGATCTTTCCACCACCTTATGA